Part of the Nosocomiicoccus massiliensis genome is shown below.
TGTTCAACATTCTACTGACATCTGTTAGTACTCTTCTTTGTTCTATTTTTTGAGAATTACTATATTCTTCAGTGATATCTTCTCGAATTAAATTTAGTATATATTCATTCATGGATACGTCTTTTTTTTTAGCAATTTCTGAAA
Proteins encoded:
- a CDS encoding toxin-antitoxin system HicB family antitoxin — encoded protein: MNFLLRLPSELHSYLSEIAKKKDVSMNEYILNLIREDITEEYSNSQKIEQRRVLTDVSRMLNKQNKAINELNIWHEIHANMLKELLGMGESNND